From a region of the Pieris rapae chromosome 22, ilPieRapa1.1, whole genome shotgun sequence genome:
- the LOC110997310 gene encoding uncharacterized protein LOC110997310, with the protein MDLKTTVVKSKSSNGRVSNKREQQKFTKSDAGFQPLCMKKRGVYVENKDDKLIDIYENNDAETKKKPPPRPRPGQKKFLTSVLNILSKSTTGTQYPDSEQISARKKTSKIQKKNYQESEAYHDDYIETTTKTKKPKKYKSKILNGDSYISFNDKFVVLQSKKDIIHTPSNFSENFPISESTNPIRELLENNIYSGVAEGLAKEILEGRSETPVINPDDPSTLVSDTPKDDKKIYNFFVDLLETTFDVYNVETEQAKSKDSILEIEETVAKKLNFNIDTTEKEECHGHDHDLKFQIQEDNIYEPVYTNQKPKAKNKFSKRCLHSRSFVYSQPLPKSNSLVIKKKPQTMHSKKNDLLNTIKEELKMDFMTYEEPQNLFQALRNMAKYKRKCQGKKTIHFEQNDSNINDECIFSRDIFSDKKIANRKIRKEKVKVEKEPHSVAKKIKTKREPDNNISSHSLQVYGIEYENNYDDPNYTSFTNISEVDDFNGSFGVSASSLDIKGFYSLIQ; encoded by the exons ATGGATCTAAAAACCACCGTGGTTAAATCTAAGTCATCAAACGGTAGGGTTTCAAACAAGCGAGAACAACAGAAGTTTACTAAAAGTGATGCAGGATTTCAACCATTATGTATGAAAAAACGCGGCGTATATGTTGAAAATAAAGATGATAaacttattgatatttatg AAAATAATGATGCCGAAACCAAGAAGAAACCCCCGCCACGACCACGGCCAGGCCAAAAGAAGTTCCTTACATCCGTTCTTAATATATTGTCTAAATCAACCACGGGTACACAATATCCAGACAGCGAACAGATCAGCGCCAGGAAGAAAACAAgcaaaatacagaaaaaaaattatcaagaaTCAGAAGCATACCACGATGATTATATTGAAACAACAACTAAAACGAAAAAACCGAAGAAgtacaaatcaaaaatattaaatggtgatagctatatttcatttaatgataaatttgttgttttacaatcaaaaaaagatattatacATACTCCATCAAATTTCTCCGAAAACTTTCCGATAAGTGAATCAACTAATCCTATTAGAGAGctgttagaaaataatatttatagtggTGTAGCCGAAGGTTTAGCCAAAGAAATACTAGAGGGTCGATCTGAAACTCCTGTTATCAATCCAGACGATCCTTCGACATTAGTCTCAGACACACCGAAAGACgataagaaaatatacaacttCTTTGTTGATTTACTTGAAACTACATTCGATGTATATAATGTAGAAACTGAGCAGGCGAAATCCAAAGACTCAATTTTGGAGATTGAAGAAACAGtggccaaaaaattaaattttaacatcgATACAACTGAAAAGGAAGAATGTCATGGTCACGACCATGATTTGAAGTTTCAAATACAGgaagataatatatatgaacCGGTTTACACGAACCAAAAACCTaaagctaaaaataaattttcaaaacgtTGCCTTCACTCTCGTTCATTCGTATACTCTCAACCACTTCCGAAATCGAATAGTCTTGTCATAAAGAAGAAACCACAGACTATGCATTCTAAGAAAAATGACCTATTGAACACAATAAAAGAAGAACTAAAGATGGATTTCATGACATATGAGGAGCCGCAAAACTTATTTCAGGCCTTACGAAACATGgcgaaatataaaagaaagtgccagggaaaaaaaacaatacatttcgAACAAAATGATAGCAATATTAATGATGAATGCATTTTCAGCCGTGACATATTTTCAGATAAAAAGATAGCAAATCGTAAAATCCGAAAGGAAAAAGTAAAAGTCGAGAAAGAACCTCACTCTGTagcaaagaaaattaaaacgaaaAGGGAAccagataataatatatctagtCATTCATTACAAGTTTACGGTATCgagtatgaaaataattatgacgACCCAAATTATACAAGCTTTACTAATATCTCTGAAGTTGATGATTTTAATGGATCTTTTGGAGTTTCTGCCTCTTCTCTAGATATAAAGggattttattcattaatacaataa
- the LOC110997307 gene encoding L-dopachrome tautomerase yellow-f2 isoform X1 gives MLKVYVFLCISKVVLAQNLGAFQEVFAWKQVTYDINGIQLLQDRYGDVDDERMKRETDRLVFSTAEEQNSNHGPVTPPDTNADANKFFIQYNNVPMGAEKVGHRLFIALPRRRYGIPATLNYIDLNDQNGRSPALKPYPNIYSGRSLISVYRTRADTCGRLWMVDTGLLELPVNRRQLQPPAIVVYDLKTDQVIFRYTFKESDIPSASTPTGLASITVDITNNCADAYAYVPDLTTNGIIVYSLRDNDSWRITHNYFNFNPLSENLRVSGEYFQWSDGIFSIALSPAGSGCRTAYFHPLISTQEFSISTCLLQNKTASSDRYFFDKLAYLGERGPNSQSTMHDYHEPSRVLFFADIGRDAVSCWNTQRKLEPQNVAILAQDSERLSYPSDLHITDNEVWVIANKLPRFGYTALDTNEYNFYIYKANVRDLLLGTVCE, from the exons TATTGCAAGATCGATACGGTGATGTTGATGATGAGCGTATGAAGAGAGAGACAGACAGACTGGTTTTCTCCACTGCGGAGGAGCAGAACTCGAATCATG GACCTGTGACTCCGCCTGATACAAATG CTGACGCGAACAAATTCTTCATACAATACAACAATGTGCCCATGGGTGCCGAGAAAGTTGGACATCGATTATTCATCGCATTACCTCGACGTAGATatg gaATACCAGCCACGTTGAACTACATAGATTTAAACGATCAAAATGGCCGATCGCCAGCCCTGAAACCCTATCCGAATATATATTCAGGTAGATCCCTTATATCTGTTTATCGAACACGAGCAGATACATGCGGAAGGCTGTGGATGGTGGATACTGGATTACTGGAGTTACCGG TTAATCGTCGACAGTTGCAGCCGCCAGCCATAGTTGTATACGACCTGAAGACGGACCAGGTGATCTTTAGGTATACCTTCAAGGAATCGGATATCCCTTCAGCAAGCACTCCAACAG GCCTTGCATCAATAACAGTGGATATAACAAACAACTGCGCAGACGCATATGCCTATGTCCCGGATTTGACAACAAATGGTATCATTGTGTATTCGCTGAGAGATAACGATAGCTGGCGAATCACCCATAATTACTTCAATTTCAATCCACTGTCTGAAAATTTGAGGGTTTCTG GCGAATATTTTCAATGGAGCGACGGCATATTCAGCATCGCCCTATCACCAGCCGGTTCTGGATGCAGGACAGCATATTTCCACCCTCTCATCAGCACACAAGAGTTCTCTATTTCCACCTGCCTTTTGCAGAATAAAACTGCGAGCAGCGATCGTTACTTCTTCGATAAGTTAGCT TACTTAGGCGAGCGAGGTCCAAACAGTCAATCCACAATGCATGACTATCATGAGCCATCGAGAGTTCTGTTCTTCGCTGACATAGGAAGGGACGCCGTCTCGTGTTGGAATACGCAAAGAAAGTTGGAACCGCAAAATGTTGCTATTTTGGCGCAGGATAGCGAAAGATTGAGTTATCCCTCTG aTTTGCATATTACGGACAACGAAGTTTGGGTGATAGCGAATAAACTACCAAGATTTGGCTACACTGCACTAGATACAAACgagtataacttttatatttacaa agcCAACGTAAGGGACCTTTTATTAGGTACTGTTTGTgaataa
- the LOC110997293 gene encoding uncharacterized protein LOC110997293 — MAGFKAFHDASLNFEQELNAQADNLYCTKVNDNFEDAVTKKQENLSFLTSKLRLLQAKTVSVPTQVKETELDAERVINDLNGTVTLKLIEQQLVKNVTQSSAVKELLATPNEALEPELIERKKNILAVAAEFADKELKLQHLYNTLKEEHSTLLQLRKEWDTVRAELKSSQRITHNQEENKGPLYRKLQNVVAKIEQMRWMIPKLVIAKSRHYDWESDPYSRLKVLALSRQCYTVQSFTDN, encoded by the exons ATGGCAGGATTTAAAGCTTTCCACGACGCAAGCTTAAACTTCGAACAGGAACTTAATGCCCAAGctgataatttatattgtactaaAGTTAATGACAATTTCGAAGACGCCGTTACGAAGAAACAGGAAAACCTATCCTTTCTTACGTCAAAGTTGCGCTTGTTACAAGCAAAGACGGTATCAG TGCCTACACAAGTAAAAGAAACTGAACTAGATGCTGAGCGAGTTATCAATGACCTCAATGGAACTGTGACCCTTAAGCTTATTGAACAGCAACTTGTGAAGAATGTGACTCAAAGTAGTGCGGTGAAAGAGCTTCTAGCAACACCAAATGAGGCTCTTGAACCTGAATTAATAGAAAGGAAGaa AAACATCCTTGCAGTAGCTGCTGAATTTGCTGATAAGGAATTAAAACTACAGCATTTATATAACACATTAAAAGAGGAGCACAGCACCTTATTGCAGTTGCGAAAAGAATGGGACACTGTAAGGGCAGAACTAAAAAGTAGTCAAAGAATAACACATAATCAGGAAGAGAACAAAGGACCATTGTATAG GAAACTTCAAAACGTAGTAGCGAAAATAGAGCAAATGCGATGGATGATACCGAAGCTCGTTATAGCAAAGTCTAGACACTACGATTGGGAAAGTGACCCCTATTCAAGACTGAAAGTACTAGCCCTATCACGACAATGTTACACTGTACAATCGTTTACTGACAACTAG
- the LOC110997307 gene encoding L-dopachrome tautomerase yellow-f2 isoform X2, which produces MMKVVWGLASVWLVLQDRYGDVDDERMKRETDRLVFSTAEEQNSNHGPVTPPDTNADANKFFIQYNNVPMGAEKVGHRLFIALPRRRYGIPATLNYIDLNDQNGRSPALKPYPNIYSGRSLISVYRTRADTCGRLWMVDTGLLELPVNRRQLQPPAIVVYDLKTDQVIFRYTFKESDIPSASTPTGLASITVDITNNCADAYAYVPDLTTNGIIVYSLRDNDSWRITHNYFNFNPLSENLRVSGEYFQWSDGIFSIALSPAGSGCRTAYFHPLISTQEFSISTCLLQNKTASSDRYFFDKLAYLGERGPNSQSTMHDYHEPSRVLFFADIGRDAVSCWNTQRKLEPQNVAILAQDSERLSYPSDLHITDNEVWVIANKLPRFGYTALDTNEYNFYIYKANVRDLLLGTVCE; this is translated from the exons ATGATGAAAGTAGTGTGGGGACTAGCATCGGTATGGTTAG TATTGCAAGATCGATACGGTGATGTTGATGATGAGCGTATGAAGAGAGAGACAGACAGACTGGTTTTCTCCACTGCGGAGGAGCAGAACTCGAATCATG GACCTGTGACTCCGCCTGATACAAATG CTGACGCGAACAAATTCTTCATACAATACAACAATGTGCCCATGGGTGCCGAGAAAGTTGGACATCGATTATTCATCGCATTACCTCGACGTAGATatg gaATACCAGCCACGTTGAACTACATAGATTTAAACGATCAAAATGGCCGATCGCCAGCCCTGAAACCCTATCCGAATATATATTCAGGTAGATCCCTTATATCTGTTTATCGAACACGAGCAGATACATGCGGAAGGCTGTGGATGGTGGATACTGGATTACTGGAGTTACCGG TTAATCGTCGACAGTTGCAGCCGCCAGCCATAGTTGTATACGACCTGAAGACGGACCAGGTGATCTTTAGGTATACCTTCAAGGAATCGGATATCCCTTCAGCAAGCACTCCAACAG GCCTTGCATCAATAACAGTGGATATAACAAACAACTGCGCAGACGCATATGCCTATGTCCCGGATTTGACAACAAATGGTATCATTGTGTATTCGCTGAGAGATAACGATAGCTGGCGAATCACCCATAATTACTTCAATTTCAATCCACTGTCTGAAAATTTGAGGGTTTCTG GCGAATATTTTCAATGGAGCGACGGCATATTCAGCATCGCCCTATCACCAGCCGGTTCTGGATGCAGGACAGCATATTTCCACCCTCTCATCAGCACACAAGAGTTCTCTATTTCCACCTGCCTTTTGCAGAATAAAACTGCGAGCAGCGATCGTTACTTCTTCGATAAGTTAGCT TACTTAGGCGAGCGAGGTCCAAACAGTCAATCCACAATGCATGACTATCATGAGCCATCGAGAGTTCTGTTCTTCGCTGACATAGGAAGGGACGCCGTCTCGTGTTGGAATACGCAAAGAAAGTTGGAACCGCAAAATGTTGCTATTTTGGCGCAGGATAGCGAAAGATTGAGTTATCCCTCTG aTTTGCATATTACGGACAACGAAGTTTGGGTGATAGCGAATAAACTACCAAGATTTGGCTACACTGCACTAGATACAAACgagtataacttttatatttacaa agcCAACGTAAGGGACCTTTTATTAGGTACTGTTTGTgaataa